GTTCCCGCTTTCTGGGTACACCCTAAAGATTTATCCTCAAGGGTTGTAATCCCGCCATCTTTGTTCCCGGGAGAAGGGTTTTCATAGATAGGCTGTTTATGCTCGATAAAATACTGTTTAAAGTCGTTAATCAACTCTACCGTCTTATGGAACACTTCTTTATTTTGGGCACGTTCCATTAAGAGGGTCTCTGCCCCGAACATTTCTGGTACCTCTGTTAAAACAGTTGTGCCGTTTTGAGCTGCGAGATAATCTGATAATCGCCCGAGCAGCGGGTTCGCTGTAATTCCTGAAAATCCATCCGAACCGCCGCACTTTAATCCAATTTTCAATTCAGATAAAGGCACTTCTTCTCTATGGTCATCCTTCGCACTCTGATAGATTTCATGAAGAAGTTTGACGCCTTCTTCCATTTCGTTTGATACATCTTGAGAGGTAAGGAATTTGATTCTCTCTTCGTCAAAATCTCCTAGTGATTCTCTAAATTCATTGACACTATTATTCTCACAGCCTAACCCGAGAACTAGGACGCCGCCAGCATTGGGGTGTTTTACAGCATTCCCCAGAATCGTACGCGTATTTACGTGGTCGTCTCCCAGCTGTGAACAGCCATAGTTATGGTTGAGCACTTGAATATTATCAAACGGAGCAATATCGCCAACTTCTGATTGAAAAATTTTAATAATCTGCTCAGCGATGCCGTTAACGCATCCTACCGTTGGAACGATCCACAGCTCATTGCGGATACCGACATTGCCGTCTTTTCTTCTGAATCCCTTGAATGTGCGTTCTTCCAAAGAATAAGGGTTATCTACGAACTTCGGCTCATAATGATAATCTTGGACACCGTCTAAGTTCGTCTTCGTATTGTGCGTGTGCACCCAATCTCCCGCTTGCACTGCCGTCTTTGTATGACCAATCGGGAAACCGTATTTAAGAATATCGCTTCCTTCCTCCATATCAGCAAGAGCGATTTTGTGACCTCTTGGGATATCGCTTTTCAGCTCAAGGTTCTGCCCTTCCAAGTGAATAGAGGTTCCTTTTTTCAACTCTTTTAAAGCGATCACAACATTATCTTTGTCATTAATTCTTAGAAACTCTTCCACTGTTGTTCACCTCTTCCTCACGATACTGTGAGATTCTGAGTCTTCTTCTGAAAACCTAAATATTGTTCAGCATTTCTATAAGAAATATCCTGAATAATTGGTCCAAGCAATTCATCATCATTTGGAACTTCGCCATTTTCTACCCATGATGCTAACAGGTCACATAGGATGCGGCGGAAATATTCATGCCTTGTATAGGAGAGGAAGCTTCTTGAATCTGTCAGCATTCCAATGAACTGGCTGAGCAGCCCCATGTCAGCAAGCGTTTTCATTTGTGACAGCATGCCTTCTTTTGTGTCGTTAAACCACCAGGCCGTACCAAACTGAATTTTCCCAGGAATCCCTTCCCCCTGGAAGCTTCCAGTGATTGATGCCAGTACCGGGTTGTCTTTAGGGTTTAGTGAATACAAGACTGTTTTTGGAAGAGCATCTTCTTTTTCTAGAGAATTTAGAAGTTTAGTCAATGGTTCTGCGATCTGTCCATCATTCATGCTGTCAAAACCAGTATCCGGTCCCAGCCTGTCGAACATTTTTGAGTTGTTGTTTCTTAAAGCACTAATGTGGTACTGCATCACCCAGCCTAATTTAGCATAAATTTTACCTAAGAAATTAAGCGTGTATGTTTTATACTTCGCTTCTTCTGAACGGCTGACTTTGCTGCCATTCTTTGCTTTGGCGAAGATTTGGCTGACCTCTTCCAGAGTTGCTTCTTCGTACAGAATTTCATCTAAGGCATGGTCCGATACCCGGCCGCCAACCTCGTGGAAAAATTGAGCCCGAGCGTCAAGCGCTGCTAAAAAGTCTTCATAATTTTGAATGGAAATGTCCGCTGATTGTTCAAGCTTTTCCACCCAGTCAGTAAACCCTTCCCGATTTAACTCTAAGCCTTTATCAGGCCGGTAACTAGGAAGTACGGTTGTTTCAAAATCACTTTC
This window of the Halobacillus sp. Marseille-Q1614 genome carries:
- a CDS encoding UxaA family hydrolase: MEEFLRINDKDNVVIALKELKKGTSIHLEGQNLELKSDIPRGHKIALADMEEGSDILKYGFPIGHTKTAVQAGDWVHTHNTKTNLDGVQDYHYEPKFVDNPYSLEERTFKGFRRKDGNVGIRNELWIVPTVGCVNGIAEQIIKIFQSEVGDIAPFDNIQVLNHNYGCSQLGDDHVNTRTILGNAVKHPNAGGVLVLGLGCENNSVNEFRESLGDFDEERIKFLTSQDVSNEMEEGVKLLHEIYQSAKDDHREEVPLSELKIGLKCGGSDGFSGITANPLLGRLSDYLAAQNGTTVLTEVPEMFGAETLLMERAQNKEVFHKTVELINDFKQYFIEHKQPIYENPSPGNKDGGITTLEDKSLGCTQKAGTSIVTDVLKYGERLTTKGLNLLSSPGNDLVASTALGAAGCQMVLFTTGRGTPFGSFVPTMKISTNSQLYENKKHWIDFNAGGLVEGQPAEELLENFIEYIIQVANGEWLNHEKNNFREIAIFKSGVTL
- the uxaC gene encoding glucuronate isomerase; its protein translation is MKNFMDEKFLLNSKTAEHLYNNYAKDMPIIDYHCHLSPKEIYENKSYKTITDIWLDGDHYKWRLMRANGIEEKYITGDASSYEKFLAWAKTVPKSIGNPVYTWTHLELQRYFNIYVALNEDTADEVWESVNHQLNKNDFGVRDLIKTSNVKVICTTDDPADTLEYHQQLKESDFETTVLPSYRPDKGLELNREGFTDWVEKLEQSADISIQNYEDFLAALDARAQFFHEVGGRVSDHALDEILYEEATLEEVSQIFAKAKNGSKVSRSEEAKYKTYTLNFLGKIYAKLGWVMQYHISALRNNNSKMFDRLGPDTGFDSMNDGQIAEPLTKLLNSLEKEDALPKTVLYSLNPKDNPVLASITGSFQGEGIPGKIQFGTAWWFNDTKEGMLSQMKTLADMGLLSQFIGMLTDSRSFLSYTRHEYFRRILCDLLASWVENGEVPNDDELLGPIIQDISYRNAEQYLGFQKKTQNLTVS